In Paramisgurnus dabryanus chromosome 14, PD_genome_1.1, whole genome shotgun sequence, one genomic interval encodes:
- the tnfrsf1b gene encoding tumor necrosis factor receptor superfamily member 1B, with product MKNRRMILIALFLTAVLRVSAGKASPPYRPNGECNNSTSEYYVKETQLCCSKCKPGTRLGTKCTNDQDTVCLPCPDGQFLEKMNYNTNCFSCRKCDENKGLIINRICSADTNADCICKPGMYCAEPGSASGCSHCKKHKICKPGDGVVQHGTHLTNVKCGPCPKGTFSSDSDAKLCKPHRRCEGSSVLIPGSSTADTQCGTPLTTSTQTTKKIPRNLPTVKPRGPPIRTQAVPHITTSRSLPPSSTVTLINRTLPVPKPTSDDYSMTFIYCTGIVVVLVVLILTVIVTGIIYKNRKGNKGSVNVEADSNKSEQSPSANDTPEHQRLIPVDKCQKEPSMTSSDSQSQPDSSQSHISGDWLERTSQEESLPEQPSISSPLVNVSITTTFNCHLNPTTATCSIPVSPSALTPHSVTSVPLSQEEVCISCQQEDGKEALQSVQESSPCAF from the exons GCGTCCCCACCATACAGACCAAATGGAGAATGTAACAATAGCACATCTGAGTATTACGTCAAAGAAACCCAATTGTGCTGCAGTAAATGTAAACCAG ggaCTCGTCTGGGGACAAAGTGCACGAATGATCAGGACACAGTCTGTTTGCCTTGTCCTGATGGACAGTTCTTGGAAAAAATGAACTATAATACAAACTGTTTTTCATGTCGAAAATGTGATGAAA aCAAAGGACTGATAATTAACAGAATTTGCTCTGCTGATACCAATGCTGATTGCATTTGCAAACCTGGAATGTACTGTGCTGAACCTGGTTCTGCATCTGGATGTTCGCATTGTAAAAAGCATAAAATCTGCAAACCTGGGGATGGTGTTGTtcaacatg GAACACATTTAACTAATGTCAAATGTGGACCCTGTCCTAAAGGGACATTTTCGAGCGACAGCGATGCTAAGCTGTGCAAACCACACAGACG ATGTGAAGGAAGTTCAGTTTTGATTCCTGGTAGCTCTACAGCTGACACACAGTGTGGGACACCATTAACGACAAGCACTCAGACCACCAAAAAAATCCCAAGAAACCTTCCTACAGTAAAGCCGCGTGGACCCCCGATCAGGACACAGGCAGTGCCACATATTACCACCTCAAGATCTCTGCCTCCATCATCCACCGTGACACTCATAAATCGAACCTTGCCTGTACCAAAGCCCACCTCTGACGATTATTCCATGACTTTCATCTACTGCACTG GCATTGTTGTTGTGCTGGTGGTCCTGATATTGACTGTAATAGTTACTGGGATAATTTACAAAAACAGGAAAGGCAATAAAG GTTCAGTGAACGTTGAAGCAGACAGCAATAAG TCGGAGCAGAGCCCGTCAGCAAACGACACACCCGAGCACCAACGTCTGATACCTGTTGACAAGTGCCAAAAAGAGCCCTCCATGACCTCATCAGACAGTCAgagtcagccagactcaagtcAGAGTCACATCAGCGGTGATTGGTTAGAACGCACCAGCCAGGAGGAGTCTCTGCCAGAGCAGCCTTCAATCTCCAGCCCTTTGGTCAACGTCAGCATCACAACCACCTTTAACTGTCACCTTAACCCGACAACAGCAACCTGCTCCATCCCGGTCAGCCCATCTGCACTCACACCTCATTCTGTAACTTCAGTACCACTGTCTCAGGAGGAGGTCTGTATCTCCTGCCAGCAAGAAGACGGCAAAGAAGCACTGCAGTCGGTTCAGGAGAGCAGCCCGTGTGCGTTCTGA